One genomic segment of Hordeum vulgare subsp. vulgare chromosome 2H, MorexV3_pseudomolecules_assembly, whole genome shotgun sequence includes these proteins:
- the LOC123424377 gene encoding cytochrome P450 99A2-like, whose translation MVMEPSAGAATLVFLTLASLVILASVLTRKPKNQRRPPGPWRLPLIGSLHHVLTSQPQVALRDLAKKHGPVMYLRFGQMDTVVVSSPAAAQEVLRDKDLTFASRPNILVSEVFCYGGRDVALAPYGPYWRTARKLCTVELLSERKVRQFAPFRDSETMSLVENVRAAGRGGVPLNLSRLLISCANTITAKATFGQVCDGELQDRFMAVAALAIEVSGGSSVGDLIPSLSFVDSLTGLRGRLWRARRQLDDILDKIIADERSEGQQGDHLLGVMLRIMDEGNLEFPIDMTNIKAIISDMFTAGTETTSAVAEWVMSELMRNPKVMAKAQAEVRRTFDNKSPLDHEKHIDDLHYIKMMIKETMRLNPVVPLLVPHLCRETCDVGGFEIKEGTRVLVNAWAMARSPEYWENAEEFMPERFEDGTATYKASRFEYLPFGTGRRKCPGDTFGLATLDLIVARLLYYFDWSLPAGTRPDELDMETSLGLTARRKNQLHLVATPYKGAC comes from the exons ATGGTGATGGAGCCGAGCGCAGGTGCAGCCACCCTCGTGTTCCTCACTCTAGCCTCACTTGTCATCCTTGCGTCGGTACTGACCCGCAAACCCAAAAACCAGAGGCGCCCTCCAGGCCCATGGCGTCTCCCCTTGATCGGAAGCCTCCACCACGTCCTCACGTCGCAGCCGCAGGTCGCCCTCCGGGACCTGGCCAAGAAGCACGGCCCGGTCATGTACCTCCGGTTCGGCCAGATGGACACCGTCGTCGTCTCCTCGCCGGCGGCGGCGCAAGAGGTCCTCCGCGATAAGGATCTCACCTTCGCGTCGCGGCCCAACATCCTCGTCTCGGAGGTCTTCTGCTACGGGGGCCGCGACGTCGCCCTCGCGCCCTACGGCCCGTACTGGCGGACGGCGCGCAAGCTCTGCACCGTGGAGCTTCTCAGCGAACGCAAGGTGCGTCAGTTCGCGCCCTTCAGAGACAGCGAGACCATGTCCCTCGTCGAGAACGTCCGCGCCGCCGGTCGGGGCGGCGTGCCGTTGAACCTCAGCAGGCTGCTCATTTCCTGCGCCAACACTATCACCGCCAAGGCCACGTTCGGCCAGGTGTGCGACGGCGAGCTGCAGGACCGGTTCATGGCCGTGGCCGCCCTGGCGATCGAGGTCTCCGGCGGATCCAGCGTCGGGGACCTCATCCCGTCGCTGTCGTTCGTCGACTCCCTCACCGGGCTGAGAGGCCGCCTGTGGCGTGCGCGTCGGCAGCTGGATGACATCTTGGACAAGATCATCGCTGATGAGCGCAGCGAGGGGCAGCAAGGCGACCACCTTCTCGGAGTTATGCTTCGGATCATGGATGAGGGCAATCTTGAATTCCCCATCGACATGACAAACATCAAGGCGATCATATCG GATATGTTCACGGCAGGGACAGAGACCACGTCGGCAGTGGCCGAATGGGTCATGTCCGAGCTCATGAGGAACCCAAAGGTCATGGCCAAGGCGCAGGCTGAAGTGCGTCGTACCTTTGACAACAAGAGTCCACTAGACCATGAAAAACACATAGATGATCTGCACTACATCAAAATGATGATCAAGGAGACCATGAGGTTAAACCCTGTGGTGCCGTTGCTTGTCCCTCATCTCTGCCGGGAAACCTGCGATGTTGGCGGATTTGAGATCAAGGAGGGCACCAGGGTCTTGGTCAATGCGTGGGCGATGGCGAGAAGCCCGGAGTACTGGGAAAACGCAGAGGAGTTCATGCCGGAGAGGTTTGAGGATGGCACGGCAACCTACAAGGCCTCAAGGTTTGAGTACTTGCCATTCGGCACTGGGAGGAGGAAGTGTCCGGGCGATACATTTGGGCTAGCCACGCTTGATCTCATCGTGGCACGACTCCTCTACTACTTCGATTGGAGCCTCCCTGCAGGAACACGGCCTGACGAACTCGACATGGAAACAAGCCTGGGGCTAACCGCGAGGAGGAAGAACCAGCTGCATCTAGTGGCCACCCCGTATAAGGGTGCTTGCTAG